In the genome of Flavobacterium panacagri, one region contains:
- a CDS encoding MarR family winged helix-turn-helix transcriptional regulator, translating into MKDKTIDYILRATWQAVSRMYNEEAAKYDATMATGFALLSMDKEEGTPSTALGPRMGMEATSLTRTLKSMEEKGLIVRKKNPSDGRGVLIYLTEFGKEKRDLSKNTVLKFNESVRKHVSEEKLNHFIEVSEIINELIHDKNIFNSTENTEKE; encoded by the coding sequence ATGAAAGACAAAACGATAGATTATATTTTGAGAGCAACTTGGCAGGCTGTTTCAAGAATGTATAATGAAGAAGCTGCTAAATACGACGCAACAATGGCGACAGGATTTGCTCTTTTAAGTATGGACAAGGAAGAAGGAACTCCATCAACCGCTTTAGGCCCGAGAATGGGCATGGAAGCAACCAGCTTAACAAGAACCTTAAAATCTATGGAAGAGAAAGGTTTAATAGTTCGCAAAAAGAATCCAAGTGACGGCAGAGGTGTTTTGATCTACCTGACTGAGTTTGGAAAAGAAAAAAGAGATTTATCTAAAAATACAGTTCTGAAGTTTAATGAAAGCGTTAGAAAACATGTTTCGGAAGAAAAGCTGAATCATTTTATCGAAGTTTCTGAAATCATCAATGAACTGATTCACGATAAAAACATATTTAATTCAACAGAAAACACAGAAAAGGAATAG
- a CDS encoding 3-hydroxyacyl-CoA dehydrogenase/enoyl-CoA hydratase family protein, which produces MKRTIKKVAVIGSGIMGSGIACHFANIGVEVLLLDIVPRELTEAEAKKGLTLESKAVRNRVVNEHLANSLKSKPSPIYSQKFANRITTGNTTDDMAKIANVDWIIEVVVERLDIKKLVFEQIEKFRKPGTLVTSNTSGIPIHFMSEGRSEDFQQHFCGTHFFNPARYLKLFEIIPGPKTSTEVLDFLNEYGSKFLGKTSVVAKDTPAFIGNRIGIYGIQSLFHLVKEMGLTIEEVDKLTGPVIGRPKSATFRTVDVVGLDTLVHVANGIYENCPNDEQHELFKLPDFINKMMENNWLGSKTGQGFYKKVDKEILSLDLDTLEYRAAKKANFATLELTKTIDKPINRFKVLVKGTDKAGEFYRKSFAGMFAYVSNRVPEISDELYKIDDAMKAGFGWENGPFEIWDAIGVAKGIEIMKAEGLEPAAWVTEMLASGSDSFYSVKEGATYFYNIPTKSQVKVPGQDSFIILNNIRESKKVWSNSGAIIQDLGDGILNLEFQSKMNTIGGDVLQAINKAIDLSEKEYQGLVIGNQAANFSVGANIGMIFMMAVEQEYDELNMAIKLFQDTMMRVRYSSIPVVVAPHGMTFGGGCEMSLHADKVVAAAETYMGLVEFGVGVIPGGGGSKEMTLRASDLFRKNDVELNVLQEYFLTIAMAKVSTSGYEAFDTGLLQHGKDVIVVNKDRQIAEAKKHALLMAEAGYTQPIRRTDVKVLGKQALGMFLVGTDQMEAGKYISEHDKKIANKLAYVMAGGDLSEATLVSEQYLLDIEREAFLSLCTERKTLERIQYMLTKGKPLRN; this is translated from the coding sequence ATGAAACGCACAATTAAAAAAGTTGCTGTAATTGGATCCGGAATCATGGGTTCAGGTATAGCTTGTCATTTTGCTAACATTGGTGTCGAAGTTTTACTTCTTGACATCGTACCGCGTGAACTGACCGAAGCTGAAGCTAAAAAAGGATTAACACTTGAAAGTAAAGCCGTTCGCAACCGTGTGGTAAACGAACATTTGGCGAATTCATTAAAATCGAAACCATCTCCTATTTACAGTCAGAAATTCGCAAACAGAATTACGACTGGAAATACGACAGATGACATGGCAAAAATTGCCAATGTTGACTGGATTATCGAAGTTGTTGTTGAGCGTTTAGATATCAAAAAATTGGTTTTTGAACAAATCGAGAAATTCCGTAAACCGGGAACTTTGGTTACTTCTAATACTTCTGGTATTCCAATTCACTTTATGAGCGAAGGAAGAAGCGAAGATTTCCAACAACACTTCTGCGGCACACACTTTTTTAACCCTGCGCGTTACTTAAAATTATTTGAAATTATTCCTGGCCCGAAAACTTCTACTGAAGTATTGGATTTCTTAAACGAATACGGATCTAAATTCTTAGGAAAAACTTCGGTTGTTGCTAAAGATACTCCGGCGTTTATTGGAAACAGAATTGGTATTTACGGAATCCAAAGTTTATTCCACTTGGTTAAAGAAATGGGATTGACTATCGAAGAAGTTGATAAATTGACTGGACCAGTAATTGGTCGTCCAAAATCGGCTACTTTCCGTACGGTTGACGTTGTTGGATTGGATACTTTGGTACACGTTGCCAATGGTATTTATGAAAACTGCCCGAACGACGAACAACACGAATTATTCAAACTTCCTGATTTCATCAACAAAATGATGGAAAATAACTGGTTAGGAAGCAAAACTGGACAAGGTTTTTATAAAAAAGTAGATAAAGAAATTCTTTCTTTAGACTTAGATACATTAGAATACCGTGCTGCGAAAAAAGCAAATTTTGCAACTTTAGAATTAACTAAAACTATCGATAAACCTATCAATCGTTTTAAAGTTTTAGTTAAAGGAACAGATAAAGCGGGAGAATTCTACCGTAAGAGTTTCGCTGGAATGTTTGCGTATGTGTCAAACAGAGTTCCTGAAATCTCAGACGAATTATACAAAATTGACGATGCCATGAAGGCTGGTTTTGGATGGGAAAATGGTCCATTCGAAATCTGGGATGCTATTGGTGTTGCCAAAGGAATTGAAATCATGAAAGCTGAAGGTTTAGAGCCTGCTGCATGGGTTACTGAAATGCTGGCTTCTGGAAGCGATAGTTTCTACTCTGTAAAAGAAGGAGCGACTTATTTCTATAACATTCCAACGAAATCACAAGTAAAAGTTCCTGGACAAGATTCATTCATTATTCTAAACAACATTCGCGAAAGCAAAAAAGTTTGGAGCAATAGTGGTGCAATCATTCAGGATTTAGGAGACGGAATCTTGAACTTAGAATTCCAATCTAAAATGAATACCATTGGTGGTGATGTACTTCAAGCTATCAATAAAGCAATCGACTTATCTGAAAAAGAATATCAAGGTTTAGTTATTGGTAATCAAGCGGCGAATTTCTCTGTTGGAGCTAATATCGGAATGATTTTCATGATGGCGGTTGAACAGGAATACGACGAATTGAACATGGCAATTAAATTGTTCCAAGACACCATGATGCGTGTTCGTTACTCTTCTATTCCAGTTGTAGTAGCACCTCACGGAATGACTTTTGGTGGCGGATGCGAAATGAGCTTACATGCTGACAAAGTGGTTGCCGCTGCAGAAACGTACATGGGATTAGTTGAGTTTGGTGTTGGTGTGATTCCTGGAGGTGGTGGTTCTAAAGAAATGACTTTAAGAGCATCTGATTTGTTCCGCAAAAACGACGTAGAATTGAACGTTCTTCAAGAGTATTTCTTGACAATTGCAATGGCTAAAGTTTCAACTTCTGGTTATGAAGCTTTTGATACTGGACTTTTGCAGCATGGAAAAGATGTTATCGTAGTAAACAAAGATCGTCAGATTGCTGAAGCTAAAAAACATGCCTTATTAATGGCAGAAGCTGGTTATACACAACCTATCAGAAGAACGGATGTTAAAGTATTAGGAAAACAAGCTTTAGGTATGTTCTTAGTTGGAACAGATCAAATGGAAGCAGGAAAATACATTTCTGAGCACGATAAGAAAATCGCCAACAAACTGGCTTATGTAATGGCTGGTGGTGATTTATCTGAAGCAACTTTAGTATCTGAACAATATTTATTAGATATCGAACGTGAAGCTTTCTTGAGTTTATGTACAGAACGTAAGACTTTAGAGAGAATCCAATATATGTTAACTAAAGGAAAACCACTTCGTAATTAG
- a CDS encoding thiolase family protein, protein MKTAYIVKAYRTAVGKAPKGVFRFKRPDELAAETIQFMMDELPDFDKKRIDDVMVGNAMPEAEQGLNVGRLISLMGLKVEDVPGVTVNRYCASGLETIGMATAKIQSGMADCIIAGGAESMSYIPMGGYKPTPDYKVAAAGHEDYYWGMGLTAEAVANQYKISREDQDEFAYNSHMKALKAQAEGKFDKQIVPITVEQTFINENGKKETKSYVVNKDEGPRAGTSKEALAGLRPVFAADGSVTAGNSSQMSDGAAFVLIMSEEMVKELNLEPIARLVNFASSGVEPRIMGIGPVKAIPKALKQAGLTLNDIELIELNEAFASQALAVTRELNINPEIVNVNGGAIALGHPLGCTGAKLSVQLFDEMKRRGNKYGIVSMCVGTGQGSAGVYEVL, encoded by the coding sequence ATGAAAACAGCATATATAGTAAAAGCATATAGAACAGCAGTTGGAAAAGCTCCAAAAGGTGTTTTTAGATTTAAAAGACCTGATGAATTAGCTGCAGAAACCATTCAGTTTATGATGGATGAACTGCCTGATTTTGATAAAAAACGTATCGACGACGTTATGGTAGGAAACGCCATGCCGGAAGCAGAACAAGGTCTTAATGTTGGACGTTTGATCTCTTTGATGGGATTAAAAGTTGAAGACGTTCCTGGTGTTACAGTAAACCGTTACTGCGCATCTGGATTAGAAACTATCGGAATGGCAACTGCTAAAATCCAATCAGGAATGGCAGATTGTATCATTGCAGGTGGTGCAGAAAGCATGAGTTATATCCCGATGGGAGGCTACAAACCAACTCCGGATTATAAAGTTGCCGCTGCAGGTCACGAAGATTACTACTGGGGAATGGGTTTAACTGCTGAAGCGGTTGCCAATCAATACAAAATCTCTAGAGAAGATCAGGATGAGTTTGCTTACAACTCTCACATGAAAGCCTTAAAAGCACAAGCAGAAGGTAAATTTGATAAACAAATCGTTCCGATTACTGTTGAGCAGACTTTCATTAATGAAAATGGTAAAAAAGAAACTAAATCATACGTTGTAAACAAAGACGAAGGACCAAGAGCAGGAACTTCTAAAGAAGCTTTAGCAGGTTTAAGACCAGTTTTCGCTGCTGACGGAAGTGTAACGGCCGGTAACTCATCGCAAATGAGTGATGGTGCAGCTTTTGTTTTAATCATGAGCGAAGAAATGGTAAAAGAATTAAATCTTGAGCCAATCGCTAGATTAGTAAACTTTGCTTCTTCTGGTGTTGAACCAAGAATTATGGGTATCGGTCCTGTAAAAGCAATTCCGAAAGCTTTAAAACAAGCGGGATTAACATTAAATGATATTGAGTTAATTGAGTTAAACGAGGCTTTTGCTTCACAAGCTTTAGCAGTAACTCGTGAGTTAAATATAAACCCTGAAATTGTAAACGTAAACGGTGGAGCAATTGCTTTAGGTCACCCTCTTGGATGTACAGGTGCTAAACTTTCTGTTCAGTTATTTGACGAGATGAAACGCAGAGGTAATAAATACGGAATCGTTTCAATGTGTGTGGGAACTGGGCAAGGAAGCGCTGGAGTTTACGAGGTTCTTTAA
- a CDS encoding four helix bundle protein, translated as MKHNYKNLKIWKIGIAIANDISDVLIEFPKHERYDLSSQISRCSVSMPSNIAEGSSRTDKSFSHFLDISLGSSFELVTQLLIAKHRKYINEIQFNQLEIKIEEFQRMTMSFQNGLK; from the coding sequence ATGAAACATAATTATAAGAACTTGAAGATTTGGAAGATCGGAATTGCGATTGCTAATGACATTTCAGATGTATTAATAGAATTTCCAAAACACGAACGATACGATTTGAGTTCTCAAATAAGCAGATGTTCGGTTTCGATGCCTAGTAATATTGCAGAAGGATCTTCAAGAACCGATAAATCTTTCAGTCACTTTTTAGACATTTCTCTTGGCTCTTCATTTGAACTAGTTACACAATTATTGATTGCTAAACATAGAAAATATATAAACGAGATACAATTTAACCAATTAGAAATTAAAATAGAAGAATTCCAAAGAATGACAATGAGTTTTCAAAACGGACTAAAGTAA
- a CDS encoding acyl-CoA dehydrogenase family protein, protein MADTIEKNVTRGGQFLVKETKCEDIFTPEDFSEEQLMMRDSVKEFVDKELWAHKDRFEKKDYAYTESSMRKAGELGLLGVAVPEEYGGLGMGFVSTMLVCDYISGATGSFSTAFGAHTGIGTMPITLYGTEEQKKKYVPKLATGEWFGAYCLTEPGAGSDANSGKTKAVLSEDGTHYLITGQKMWISNAGFCSVFIVFARIGDDKNITGFIVENDPSNGISMNEEEHKLGIRASSTRQVFFNETKVPVENMLSERGNGFKIAMNALNVGRIKLAAACLDAQRRVTSGAVKYANERIQFNTPIASFGAIRSKLAEMATNAYAGESASYRAAKDIEDRIAAREAEGTSHQEAELKGVEEYAIECSILKVAVSEDVQNCSDEGIQVFGGMGFSEDTPMESAWRDARIARIYEGTNEINRMLSVGMLIKKAMKGHVDLLGPAMKVQEELMGIPSFDTPDFSELFSEEKVIVANLKKVFLMVAGSAVQKYGPELDSHQQLLMAAADILIEIYMAESTILRTEKLAKAQGEDKVQEQIAMAKLYLYKAVDIVNLRGKEGIASFSEGDEQRMMLMGLKRFTKYTNLPNVVALREKIAEKLVAENSYCF, encoded by the coding sequence ATGGCAGATACAATCGAAAAAAACGTGACACGTGGTGGTCAGTTTTTAGTTAAAGAAACAAAATGCGAGGATATCTTCACACCAGAAGATTTCTCTGAAGAGCAGTTAATGATGCGTGACTCTGTAAAAGAGTTCGTTGACAAAGAATTATGGGCGCATAAAGATCGTTTTGAGAAAAAAGATTACGCTTATACAGAATCATCTATGCGTAAAGCTGGTGAACTAGGACTTCTTGGAGTTGCAGTTCCTGAAGAATACGGCGGATTAGGAATGGGATTTGTTTCTACAATGTTAGTTTGTGACTACATTTCTGGAGCAACAGGTTCGTTCTCAACTGCTTTTGGTGCACATACAGGTATTGGAACTATGCCAATTACACTTTACGGTACTGAAGAACAAAAGAAAAAATACGTTCCGAAATTGGCTACTGGAGAATGGTTTGGAGCTTATTGCTTAACGGAACCAGGTGCAGGATCTGATGCTAATTCAGGAAAAACTAAAGCAGTTTTATCTGAAGATGGAACTCATTATTTAATTACAGGTCAAAAAATGTGGATTTCGAATGCAGGTTTCTGCTCGGTCTTCATCGTTTTTGCTCGTATTGGAGATGATAAAAATATTACAGGTTTCATCGTAGAAAACGATCCTTCAAACGGAATTTCTATGAATGAAGAAGAGCATAAATTAGGAATTCGTGCTTCTTCTACTCGTCAGGTTTTCTTCAACGAAACAAAAGTTCCAGTTGAAAACATGTTGTCTGAAAGAGGAAATGGTTTCAAAATCGCTATGAATGCTTTGAACGTTGGCCGTATTAAATTGGCAGCAGCTTGTTTAGATGCTCAAAGAAGAGTTACTTCTGGAGCTGTTAAATATGCTAACGAAAGAATTCAGTTCAATACTCCTATTGCGTCTTTTGGAGCTATCCGTTCTAAATTGGCTGAAATGGCAACTAACGCTTACGCTGGAGAAAGTGCTTCTTACCGTGCTGCAAAAGACATCGAAGACAGAATCGCTGCTCGTGAAGCAGAAGGAACAAGTCACCAAGAAGCAGAATTGAAAGGTGTTGAAGAATATGCTATAGAATGTTCAATCTTAAAAGTTGCGGTTTCTGAAGATGTTCAAAACTGTTCTGACGAAGGTATCCAAGTTTTTGGTGGAATGGGATTCTCTGAAGATACTCCAATGGAAAGTGCTTGGAGAGATGCTCGTATCGCTCGTATCTACGAAGGTACAAACGAAATCAACAGAATGCTTTCTGTTGGTATGTTAATCAAAAAAGCAATGAAAGGACACGTTGATTTACTTGGACCTGCAATGAAAGTTCAGGAAGAATTAATGGGAATTCCATCTTTTGATACTCCAGATTTCTCTGAGCTATTCTCTGAAGAAAAAGTAATCGTGGCTAACTTGAAAAAAGTTTTCCTAATGGTTGCTGGAAGCGCTGTTCAAAAATATGGCCCTGAATTAGATTCTCACCAACAATTATTAATGGCTGCAGCAGATATCTTAATCGAAATCTACATGGCTGAAAGCACGATTTTGAGAACTGAAAAATTAGCAAAAGCTCAAGGCGAAGACAAAGTTCAAGAGCAAATCGCTATGGCAAAATTATATTTATACAAAGCGGTTGACATTGTTAACCTAAGAGGTAAAGAAGGAATTGCTTCTTTTTCTGAAGGTGACGAACAACGTATGATGTTAATGGGACTTAAACGTTTCACTAAATATACTAACCTGCCAAATGTTGTGGCACTTAGAGAAAAAATTGCAGAAAAATTAGTTGCAGAAAATTCATACTGCTTCTAA
- a CDS encoding glycoside hydrolase family 18 protein yields MKRITLITLFFTCFSISNTFAQKNKKMDIIAYYTGDSQLIDQYEVGKLNQIIFSFCHLKDGKLTVDSPKDSITIKHLVSLKAKNPQLKIIVSLGGWGGCEPCSAAFSTAEGRLKFAKSVKELSDSYKVDGLDLDWEYPAIEGLPGHLYQAVDKPNFTELVKILRTTLGKKYELSFAAGGFQKYLDESIDWKAVTPLVNRINIMSYDLVNGYSQVTGHHTPLYSTNPKEESTDRAVEFLLKQGVPAEKLVIGGAFYTRQWKNVENINNGLYQAGEHFQGVDFKNYATTYTEANGWKYFWDDKAKAPYWYNASTKTFATSDDLKSIKAKAEYVKAKKLGGIMFWELTLDSFRDGMVNEIYNVKTAK; encoded by the coding sequence ATGAAAAGAATTACCTTAATTACATTATTTTTTACGTGCTTTAGTATCTCCAATACTTTTGCTCAAAAAAATAAAAAAATGGATATTATTGCCTATTACACAGGCGATTCTCAACTTATTGACCAATATGAAGTTGGCAAACTAAATCAAATTATTTTTAGTTTCTGTCATTTAAAAGATGGAAAATTGACTGTTGATTCTCCTAAAGATTCCATTACAATTAAACATTTAGTTTCTTTAAAAGCTAAGAATCCGCAATTAAAAATTATTGTATCTCTAGGCGGATGGGGCGGATGCGAACCTTGTTCAGCTGCTTTTTCTACTGCTGAAGGCCGCTTAAAATTTGCAAAATCGGTAAAAGAATTAAGTGATTCTTATAAAGTAGACGGTTTAGATTTAGATTGGGAATATCCTGCAATCGAAGGGCTTCCTGGTCATTTATACCAAGCAGTTGACAAACCTAACTTCACTGAATTGGTTAAAATCTTACGTACTACGCTAGGAAAAAAATACGAATTGAGTTTTGCTGCTGGTGGTTTCCAAAAATATTTAGACGAATCTATAGATTGGAAAGCAGTTACGCCATTAGTAAACCGCATCAATATTATGAGTTATGATTTAGTAAACGGATATTCTCAGGTTACTGGACACCATACCCCATTATATAGTACAAATCCAAAAGAAGAATCTACAGACCGTGCTGTTGAATTTTTATTAAAACAAGGCGTACCAGCTGAGAAATTAGTAATTGGTGGTGCATTTTATACCAGACAATGGAAAAACGTAGAAAACATCAATAACGGATTATATCAGGCTGGAGAGCACTTTCAAGGTGTTGACTTTAAAAACTACGCTACAACTTATACGGAGGCAAACGGCTGGAAATATTTTTGGGATGATAAAGCAAAAGCACCTTACTGGTACAACGCTTCAACTAAAACTTTTGCAACATCTGATGATCTTAAATCGATCAAAGCTAAAGCAGAATATGTAAAAGCTAAAAAGTTAGGCGGTATCATGTTTTGGGAACTTACTTTAGACAGTTTCCGTGATGGAATGGTAAATGAAATCTACAACGTGAAAACAGCAAAATAA
- a CDS encoding transporter, translating to MIKRIFRLLEKKRQIGLLFFYGIFTSYAQDLEPRVYANVPKDLNVIAAGYLFMNGNVLTDPSLPITDFTLHSHNLAINYIRTFGLSNKLARVQVSLPYTFMDGSQTRINGDVLTGSRTGFADMKIRFGINLLGSPALDKSEFRNFEQKTILGVSLVTSVPTGKYYDDKQVNIGTNRWGFKPEIGVSKRFAHLYAEAYVGVWFYTDNNDFMGKKLEQKSTYSLQAHASYYFKNQMWVGFNTNWFFGGKTITDGVADDSQIDNWRVGGTFSTPIAKGQSVRLQYHVGAYTNNGLNYYALSLAYQYSFF from the coding sequence ATGATAAAAAGAATCTTTAGGTTATTGGAGAAAAAAAGGCAAATCGGTTTGCTTTTCTTTTACGGAATATTTACATCTTATGCCCAGGATTTGGAACCAAGGGTTTATGCTAACGTTCCTAAAGATTTAAATGTAATTGCTGCAGGTTATCTTTTCATGAACGGAAATGTACTTACAGATCCGTCGCTACCTATTACGGATTTTACACTTCATAGTCACAATCTAGCTATTAATTATATAAGGACATTTGGCTTGTCCAATAAACTGGCTCGTGTACAGGTTTCGCTTCCTTATACTTTTATGGATGGCTCACAAACTAGAATAAACGGAGATGTTTTGACGGGCTCCCGAACTGGTTTCGCAGATATGAAAATCAGATTTGGAATCAATCTTTTGGGCTCGCCAGCTCTTGATAAATCAGAGTTTAGAAATTTTGAACAAAAAACGATATTAGGGGTTAGTTTAGTAACTTCTGTGCCAACTGGAAAATATTATGACGATAAACAAGTAAATATAGGTACAAATCGTTGGGGATTTAAACCGGAAATAGGTGTTTCTAAACGTTTTGCTCATTTGTATGCTGAAGCTTATGTAGGAGTTTGGTTTTATACAGATAATAATGACTTTATGGGAAAAAAGTTGGAGCAGAAATCAACTTACAGTCTTCAGGCGCATGCAAGTTATTATTTCAAAAATCAAATGTGGGTTGGATTTAATACAAATTGGTTTTTTGGAGGAAAAACGATAACCGATGGTGTTGCTGATGATAGCCAGATTGATAATTGGCGAGTAGGAGGGACATTTTCTACGCCTATTGCAAAAGGTCAGTCAGTTAGATTGCAATATCATGTTGGAGCTTACACTAATAACGGACTTAATTATTACGCTTTATCTCTCGCATATCAATATTCTTTTTTTTAG
- a CDS encoding DUF4251 domain-containing protein, translating into MKTKLSILMLFLALSLSVAAQEKTKKELKQERELEKEKEVQSLLDTQNFVFEAQKVTPQGGRLIQLDYNTYFLKFNTENTTCDLPFFGRGYNVGYNSDGGIKFEGKPENIKIENKKKSTILKATVRGKNDVYDLFFTIFFNGTATLSVNSNNRAPINYDGLVSAPKKEESK; encoded by the coding sequence ATGAAAACGAAACTATCTATTTTGATGTTATTTTTGGCTTTAAGCTTATCTGTTGCTGCACAGGAAAAAACAAAAAAAGAGCTTAAGCAGGAAAGAGAACTCGAAAAAGAAAAAGAGGTGCAATCACTTTTAGATACTCAAAATTTTGTTTTTGAAGCACAGAAAGTTACGCCACAAGGTGGTAGATTGATACAATTGGATTACAACACTTATTTTCTAAAATTTAATACCGAAAATACCACTTGTGATCTTCCTTTTTTCGGTCGCGGTTATAATGTAGGATATAATAGCGACGGTGGAATTAAATTCGAAGGGAAACCTGAAAATATCAAAATTGAGAATAAAAAGAAAAGCACAATTTTAAAGGCAACGGTTCGAGGCAAGAATGATGTTTATGATTTGTTTTTTACCATTTTCTTTAATGGAACAGCTACGTTAAGTGTAAATAGTAATAATAGAGCACCAATTAATTATGATGGATTAGTAAGTGCCCCTAAAAAAGAAGAAAGTAAATAA
- a CDS encoding META domain-containing protein has product MMKKIFILVFLSSILLSCNTAKSKKSDNVSKLDGTWELNYITGPRITFDGLFPNKKPTIVFNTKENQVSGNNSCNNYTGKLVVDGNKIDFTQPMAVTKMMCLDGGQGETTYMKTLQKITSYDITDDGKTLNFISGDIAMMRFTKK; this is encoded by the coding sequence ATGATGAAAAAGATTTTTATTCTCGTTTTCTTAAGTTCTATATTGCTTTCTTGCAATACTGCTAAAAGTAAAAAAAGTGACAATGTTTCAAAACTTGACGGCACTTGGGAACTGAATTATATTACCGGCCCAAGAATTACCTTTGACGGCCTATTTCCTAATAAAAAACCAACAATCGTTTTTAATACAAAAGAAAATCAGGTTTCAGGAAACAACAGTTGTAATAACTATACAGGGAAACTTGTTGTCGATGGAAACAAAATTGATTTTACACAGCCAATGGCAGTTACTAAAATGATGTGTCTGGATGGCGGTCAAGGAGAAACAACCTATATGAAAACGCTTCAAAAAATAACTTCTTACGATATTACAGATGATGGTAAGACTTTAAATTTTATTTCTGGAGATATTGCAATGATGCGCTTTACTAAAAAATAG
- a CDS encoding superoxide dismutase family protein yields MKKLIVSFAIITALIVGCKTNNKSNDAKTLTVALEPKSNTKVGGTAVFTEKNGKVTVTAKITGLQPGVHAIHIHEKADCSAADGSSAGGHWNPTFKKHGKWGVGEYHKGDIGNFNADEKGNGSITLTTDEWCIGCGDSNKDILGKGLIVHAGKDDFTTQPTGDAGGRVACAGIIK; encoded by the coding sequence ATGAAAAAACTAATCGTTTCTTTCGCTATAATTACAGCTTTAATCGTTGGCTGTAAGACAAATAACAAATCAAATGACGCAAAAACTCTAACTGTTGCTCTAGAACCAAAAAGCAATACCAAAGTTGGCGGAACAGCTGTTTTTACAGAAAAAAATGGTAAAGTTACTGTCACTGCAAAAATAACAGGGTTACAGCCTGGAGTACATGCTATTCACATTCATGAAAAAGCAGATTGTAGTGCTGCCGATGGAAGTTCAGCTGGTGGACACTGGAATCCTACTTTCAAAAAACATGGAAAATGGGGAGTTGGCGAATACCATAAAGGAGATATCGGAAACTTTAACGCTGATGAAAAAGGTAACGGATCAATCACGCTGACTACAGATGAATGGTGTATTGGATGCGGAGACAGCAACAAAGATATTCTTGGAAAAGGTCTAATTGTACACGCAGGAAAAGATGACTTTACAACCCAGCCAACTGGAGATGCCGGCGGAAGAGTTGCCTGTGCAGGAATCATCAAATAA